Proteins encoded together in one Orbaceae bacterium lpD01 window:
- the ispE gene encoding 4-(cytidine 5'-diphospho)-2-C-methyl-D-erythritol kinase, translated as MICWPAPAKLNLFLYITGQRPADGYHNLQTLFQFLDYGDSLTFQLRQDDRIKLVNSISNVPDESNLIMIAAKLLRTVALQSGIPRDQMLGVDIGIDKTLPMGGGLGGASSDAATVLVALNQLWQLKLSTEQLIEISRQIGADVPIFIYGHSAFAQGIGDQLESIELPENYFLVVQPGIEISTAKIFNHPALIRDTPVRDLTTLLNSAFSNDCEPLVRYLYPEVDSVIKRMSAFAPTRLTGTGACVFAEFQDETSALAAKTALNLPNAFVAKGINRSPVYTNLIR; from the coding sequence ATGATTTGTTGGCCTGCTCCTGCAAAATTAAATTTATTTCTCTACATCACCGGACAAAGACCTGCAGATGGCTACCATAATCTACAAACGCTATTTCAGTTTTTAGATTATGGCGATAGTTTAACTTTTCAGTTACGTCAAGATGATAGGATTAAGCTGGTTAATTCTATCTCTAATGTGCCGGATGAATCGAATTTAATCATGATTGCTGCAAAATTATTACGCACTGTTGCGCTGCAATCAGGCATACCGCGCGATCAGATGTTAGGCGTGGATATTGGTATCGATAAGACATTACCGATGGGCGGCGGCTTAGGTGGTGCCTCTTCAGATGCAGCTACTGTTTTAGTCGCACTAAACCAGCTTTGGCAGCTCAAGTTATCAACCGAACAGTTAATAGAAATTAGCCGTCAGATTGGGGCTGATGTACCGATTTTTATCTACGGCCATAGTGCATTTGCACAAGGTATTGGCGATCAACTTGAGTCGATTGAACTGCCCGAAAATTATTTTTTAGTTGTTCAGCCAGGTATTGAAATTTCTACGGCAAAAATTTTTAATCATCCCGCACTTATACGTGATACACCAGTAAGGGATTTAACCACATTATTAAATTCAGCTTTCAGCAATGATTGTGAACCCCTAGTCAGATATCTTTATCCTGAAGTCGATTCAGTGATTAAAAGGATGTCAGCTTTCGCACCAACAAGATTGACCGGCACTGGTGCCTGTGTTTTTGCTGAATTTCAGGATGAAACTTCTGCTTTAGCGGCCAAAACAGCCTTAAATTTACCCAATGCCTTCGTTGCTAAAGGGATCAATCGCTCACCGGTTTATACTAATCTTATTAGATAA
- the artP gene encoding arginine ABC transporter ATP-binding protein ArtP: MNIALNQINCFYGQHQALFDINVSYDTSETIVLLGPSGAGKSSLLKVFNLLEKPTSGKMTIANTTYDFTQPIADDKISRLRKNVGMVFQNYNLWPHLTVMENLIEAPCQVLGMQKTIAKQKAAGLLARLHLSGFDDRFPLHLSGGQQQRVAIARALMMEPQILLFDEPTAALDPEITSQVADIINELSVSGITQIIVTHEVDFAKKVASKVIYMENGHIIEQGDASCLSSPKTAQLKAYLSH; encoded by the coding sequence ATGAATATAGCGTTAAACCAGATTAACTGTTTTTATGGTCAACATCAGGCACTGTTTGATATTAATGTCAGTTATGATACCAGTGAAACGATTGTTTTGCTTGGCCCTAGTGGTGCAGGAAAAAGTTCACTCTTAAAAGTGTTTAACCTGCTTGAAAAACCCACTTCAGGCAAGATGACTATCGCGAATACGACGTATGATTTTACTCAACCAATTGCTGATGACAAAATCAGTCGTTTAAGAAAAAATGTCGGTATGGTATTTCAGAACTATAATTTATGGCCGCATCTGACTGTGATGGAAAACTTAATTGAAGCACCTTGTCAGGTGCTGGGCATGCAAAAAACCATTGCCAAACAAAAGGCAGCGGGTTTGCTGGCACGACTTCATTTAAGTGGTTTCGATGATCGTTTTCCATTACATCTATCTGGCGGACAACAGCAACGTGTCGCAATTGCCAGAGCACTGATGATGGAACCGCAAATACTGTTATTTGATGAGCCAACAGCGGCTTTAGATCCAGAGATCACCTCGCAAGTTGCGGATATCATTAACGAGCTTTCGGTTAGCGGTATAACACAGATTATTGTCACCCATGAGGTCGACTTTGCTAAAAAAGTCGCCTCAAAAGTGATTTATATGGAAAATGGTCATATTATTGAACAAGGCGATGCGAGTTGTTTATCATCACCGAAAACAGCGCAACTTAAAGCCTATTTATCTCATTAA
- the hemA gene encoding glutamyl-tRNA reductase: protein MSIAILGVNHKTAPLALREKMAFPPDKMESALYSLHQHPLITGCVILSTCNRTELYLSLEQHSDLHHVKSAVEKWLCLFHDIRFDDFRHSLYWYANDEAVVHLMRVACGIDSLVIGEPQILGQVKQAYHQAYQQQTIYTTLDKLFQRVFHVAKRVRTETQIGSNTASVAYAACLVTRELFTQSEDLTVLLVGAGETIELISRYLKQHHFGKILVANRTREKALKLAMNINAEIIALPDIAKRLKEADIIISSTASPLPIIGKGLVERSLAARNQKAMLFIDLAVPRDVEAEVADLANVSTYTIDDLHGIVNANLEQRLIAANEAEHIIQAEAALFMDWLRSRLAVDLIKIYRQQAEVIKNDLVVKAISAIKHGAEVDQVITLLTHRLTNRLLHAPTQSLLTAATNDNDYLKILSESLGLKAP, encoded by the coding sequence ATGTCGATAGCTATTTTGGGCGTGAATCATAAAACCGCGCCACTCGCATTACGTGAAAAAATGGCCTTTCCACCCGATAAAATGGAAAGTGCCTTATACAGTTTACATCAGCATCCATTAATTACTGGATGTGTGATATTGTCGACATGTAATCGAACCGAGCTCTATTTAAGTCTGGAACAACACTCTGATTTACATCATGTCAAATCCGCTGTTGAAAAATGGTTGTGTCTTTTTCATGATATTCGGTTTGATGACTTTCGTCATTCGCTGTATTGGTACGCTAACGATGAAGCGGTGGTTCACCTGATGCGTGTGGCTTGCGGGATTGATTCGCTGGTGATTGGCGAACCGCAAATTTTGGGGCAGGTAAAACAGGCTTACCATCAGGCATACCAGCAGCAGACGATTTACACGACATTAGATAAGCTTTTTCAACGCGTGTTTCATGTGGCAAAACGAGTCCGTACAGAAACGCAAATTGGTTCAAATACCGCATCGGTGGCTTATGCCGCTTGTTTAGTGACGCGAGAGTTATTCACTCAGTCTGAAGATTTGACAGTTTTGCTGGTGGGTGCCGGCGAGACGATTGAACTGATTTCTCGCTATTTAAAACAGCACCATTTTGGCAAAATATTGGTTGCTAACCGAACCAGAGAAAAAGCGCTTAAATTAGCCATGAATATCAACGCAGAGATCATCGCGTTACCTGATATTGCGAAGCGTTTAAAAGAAGCTGATATCATTATTAGTTCAACCGCTAGCCCATTACCCATTATTGGTAAAGGGTTAGTTGAGAGAAGCCTTGCTGCACGCAACCAGAAAGCGATGTTATTTATTGATCTGGCGGTGCCGCGTGATGTTGAAGCTGAAGTAGCTGATTTGGCGAATGTATCGACTTATACCATTGACGATTTACACGGTATTGTGAATGCGAATTTAGAGCAGCGTTTGATCGCTGCAAATGAGGCTGAGCATATCATTCAGGCTGAAGCCGCTTTATTTATGGATTGGTTACGTTCGCGCTTGGCGGTTGATCTGATTAAAATTTATCGTCAACAAGCGGAAGTGATCAAAAACGACTTAGTCGTTAAAGCGATCAGTGCAATTAAGCATGGTGCTGAGGTTGATCAGGTGATTACGTTATTGACGCATCGTCTTACTAATCGTTTGCTTCATGCGCCAACACAATCATTGCTGACTGCTGCGACCAATGATAATGATTATTTAAAAATTTTGAGTGAGAGTCTTGGACTTAAAGCGCCTTAG
- a CDS encoding CidB/LrgB family autolysis modulator has protein sequence MWWMLPVTLLIFFAVRRIALKIQSPLCNPLLISVLVLIPIMLLTKTSYTEYVANVNILNHLLACSVVALAYPLYELLPQIKERWRSIIFITFIGSVFAMLTGVFIAFWLGATPELAATILPKSVTTPIAVTIAKDQHGIPSISAFCVLLVGLSGALFGHKLLDLFKIKMPAARGLAIGTISHAVGTARCIEVDYQEGAYSSLALVLCGIITSLMAPLLFPIILMIHGWF, from the coding sequence ATGTGGTGGATGTTACCCGTAACCCTGTTAATCTTTTTTGCGGTCAGACGAATAGCGTTAAAAATTCAGTCACCTTTATGTAATCCACTGCTGATTTCAGTGTTAGTCTTAATTCCAATTATGCTATTGACCAAAACAAGTTATACTGAATATGTTGCCAATGTGAATATTCTTAATCATCTACTCGCCTGTTCAGTGGTTGCCCTGGCCTATCCTTTATATGAGTTATTGCCACAAATTAAAGAGCGCTGGCGTTCAATTATTTTTATTACTTTTATCGGTTCAGTGTTTGCGATGTTAACGGGTGTCTTTATCGCCTTTTGGTTAGGGGCGACGCCTGAACTGGCCGCCACGATTTTACCCAAATCAGTGACAACACCGATTGCCGTGACTATCGCCAAAGATCAGCATGGAATTCCCTCTATTTCGGCATTTTGTGTGTTGTTAGTTGGGCTTTCGGGTGCGCTATTTGGCCATAAACTGCTTGACCTGTTTAAAATCAAAATGCCAGCCGCACGTGGACTGGCGATAGGCACTATTTCACACGCCGTCGGCACAGCTCGCTGCATTGAAGTCGATTATCAGGAAGGCGCTTATAGTTCGTTAGCTTTAGTACTTTGTGGTATTATTACTTCACTGATGGCACCGCTGCTCTTTCCAATCATCTTGATGATTCATGGCTGGTTTTAA
- the prmC gene encoding peptide chain release factor N(5)-glutamine methyltransferase, with protein sequence MTYLEWLKAATLYLKGHDSPKRDAEIILGFITQKTRTFLMAFSETVLTDEEVIRLNACLERRKNGEPIAYITGVKEFWSLPLDVGFSTLIPRPDTEKLVELALDHLPKEPCEILDLGTGTGAIAIALATERPDCLLTAIDYNVDAVKLAQSNASRFSIENIYFLQGDWFKPVKNRTFTMIVSNPPYIDPADPHLSMGDVRFEPLSALIAADNGLSDIKQIIQQAPKHLKQYGWLIIEHGWQQGEAVRTIFKQQGFQLVNTYTDYSGNDRVTLGRWFKP encoded by the coding sequence ATGACCTATTTAGAATGGCTTAAAGCGGCGACGTTATACCTAAAAGGACACGACAGTCCCAAGCGGGATGCTGAAATTATTCTCGGGTTTATTACGCAGAAAACACGAACTTTTTTAATGGCATTTAGTGAAACCGTGTTGACCGATGAAGAAGTCATTCGTTTGAATGCGTGTTTAGAACGCCGTAAAAATGGCGAACCTATCGCTTATATTACCGGGGTAAAAGAGTTCTGGTCTTTACCGTTAGATGTGGGTTTTTCGACCTTAATTCCTCGGCCAGATACTGAAAAACTGGTCGAACTGGCGTTAGATCATTTACCGAAAGAGCCTTGTGAAATTCTCGATTTGGGTACCGGCACGGGGGCTATCGCTATCGCTTTAGCCACTGAGCGGCCAGACTGTTTACTTACCGCCATTGATTATAATGTTGATGCGGTTAAACTGGCTCAATCCAATGCCAGTCGCTTTAGTATTGAAAATATCTATTTTCTACAAGGTGACTGGTTTAAACCAGTTAAAAATAGAACCTTTACCATGATTGTCAGCAATCCGCCTTATATTGATCCAGCCGATCCTCATTTATCCATGGGTGATGTCAGATTTGAGCCGTTAAGTGCCCTGATTGCTGCCGATAATGGTCTTTCAGATATCAAGCAGATTATTCAACAAGCCCCCAAGCATCTTAAACAGTACGGCTGGCTGATTATTGAACATGGCTGGCAACAAGGTGAAGCGGTCAGAACGATTTTTAAACAGCAGGGGTTCCAGCTGGTCAATACTTATACCGATTATAGTGGTAATGATAGGGTGACATTAGGTCGTTGGTTTAAACCCTAG
- a CDS encoding CidA/LrgA family protein translates to MKPFLSQPIPWATYCRALFCYARALLIIILCLWAGSFVSTLLPIMIPGSILGLLILFFLLSFQLIPSHWIKEGCNLFMRYMTVLFIPAGMGIMDTYTLLFDNFLPIVIGCLASTIIVLLLIGYLTQYLHRRNSNKVIK, encoded by the coding sequence ATGAAGCCTTTTTTATCTCAGCCAATACCTTGGGCAACCTATTGTCGTGCGCTATTTTGTTATGCCCGCGCGTTACTAATTATTATTCTGTGCTTGTGGGCCGGTAGCTTTGTCTCCACCCTGCTACCGATTATGATACCCGGTAGTATATTAGGACTATTGATACTATTTTTTCTGTTGAGTTTTCAACTCATTCCCTCACACTGGATAAAAGAGGGTTGTAACTTATTTATGCGTTATATGACGGTTCTGTTTATTCCTGCCGGTATGGGCATCATGGATACCTACACCTTACTCTTTGATAACTTTTTACCGATTGTGATCGGATGTCTGGCAAGTACCATTATTGTACTATTACTAATAGGTTATCTTACCCAGTATTTGCATCGGCGTAACAGTAATAAGGTGATCAAATAA
- the sbcB gene encoding exodeoxyribonuclease I → MATKPSSMFTFYFHDYETFGISPAYDRPSQFAGIRTDKDLNIIEDPLVIYCKPANDYLPDPQAVLITGITPQIALQKGVNEARFIQSIHEAFSQANTCILGYNNIRFDDEVTRHTLYRNFYDPYAYSWQNGNSRWDLLDVVRACYALRPEGIQWPTNEDGLPSFRLEHLTKANHIEHTHAHDAMSDVYATIAIAKLVKTHQPKLFEYLFSLRNKKQVIDLIDVMEMAPLVHVSGMLGAYRGNTTWIAPIIWHPLQPNAVIVCDLMGDIDSLIECSAEALKERLYTKKEDLSEGQNRIPLKLMHVNKCPVIAPAKTLLPENAQRLNIDRKHCLDNLQRLKQHQAHIQEKLMALYSLSDHYVPVNDVDGQLYQGFLNSHDKTICDAIRSSVPALLSTLTPTFEDSRLKTLYFRYKARNYPDILTEKESRQWLDYRRDKLTDKIIQDYLINLELLAQQHQQSPDKLALLKSLYDYCYYLTTV, encoded by the coding sequence ATGGCGACGAAACCTTCTTCTATGTTTACTTTTTACTTTCATGACTATGAAACCTTTGGCATCAGTCCTGCTTATGACAGACCATCGCAGTTCGCCGGCATCAGAACAGATAAAGATCTGAATATTATCGAAGATCCTCTGGTTATTTATTGTAAACCTGCCAATGATTATCTTCCCGATCCACAAGCCGTGTTAATTACCGGTATTACCCCACAGATTGCTTTACAAAAAGGCGTTAATGAGGCTCGATTTATCCAGTCAATTCATGAAGCGTTCAGTCAAGCCAATACCTGTATTTTAGGTTATAACAATATTCGTTTTGATGATGAAGTTACCCGCCACACCTTATATCGTAACTTTTATGATCCTTATGCTTATAGCTGGCAAAATGGTAACTCGCGTTGGGATCTTCTGGATGTGGTCAGAGCCTGTTATGCGCTCAGACCAGAAGGGATTCAATGGCCAACGAACGAAGATGGCTTACCGAGTTTTCGTTTAGAACATTTAACCAAAGCTAATCATATTGAACATACCCATGCCCATGATGCAATGTCTGATGTTTATGCGACGATCGCGATAGCCAAATTAGTTAAAACACATCAACCTAAATTATTTGAGTATCTCTTTTCATTACGTAATAAAAAGCAAGTCATTGATTTAATCGATGTGATGGAGATGGCGCCACTGGTACATGTCTCTGGTATGTTGGGTGCCTACCGCGGTAATACCACCTGGATTGCCCCCATTATCTGGCATCCCCTGCAACCCAACGCGGTGATTGTCTGTGATTTAATGGGAGATATTGACAGCCTAATTGAATGTAGTGCGGAAGCGTTAAAAGAGCGGTTATATACCAAAAAGGAAGATCTTTCCGAGGGACAAAACCGTATCCCGCTCAAACTTATGCATGTGAATAAGTGTCCAGTTATCGCGCCGGCTAAAACTTTACTGCCCGAAAATGCTCAGCGCTTAAATATAGATCGTAAACATTGTCTGGATAATTTGCAGCGTTTAAAGCAGCATCAGGCGCATATTCAAGAAAAACTGATGGCCCTTTATTCGTTATCTGATCATTATGTACCAGTAAACGATGTCGATGGTCAGCTCTATCAAGGTTTCTTAAACTCGCATGATAAAACCATTTGTGATGCCATCAGGAGCTCAGTCCCCGCATTACTCTCCACACTCACGCCGACCTTTGAAGATAGCCGTTTAAAAACACTCTATTTTCGTTATAAGGCCCGCAACTATCCCGATATATTGACGGAAAAAGAATCCCGCCAATGGTTAGACTACCGCCGTGACAAATTAACCGATAAAATCATACAAGATTATCTGATCAATCTGGAGCTACTGGCTCAACAGCATCAACAGTCACCAGACAAATTGGCACTGTTAAAATCACTTTATGATTATTGCTACTATTTAACTACCGTTTAA
- a CDS encoding ElyC/SanA/YdcF family protein: MRKVFYLLIMLICLMLGIDSWISYKTSPYIYTNIAALPTRPIGVVLGTSKYIRGGGYNEFYKQRILGAIELYRQDKIRYLLVSGDNALLSYNEPITMRKDLLKAGIPSSAIVLDYAGFRTLDSVVRANRVFDAQEFTIITQQFHCERALFIAQYQGISAQCFAVPSPENMTMVRVRELFARINTFLDLYLLHKEPKFLGPVIPIIQLPKENENNVLSP; this comes from the coding sequence TTGAGAAAAGTTTTTTATTTACTGATCATGCTGATTTGCCTGATGCTGGGCATTGATAGCTGGATCAGCTATAAAACCTCGCCTTATATCTACACCAATATTGCAGCGCTACCCACCAGACCTATCGGTGTCGTACTCGGCACCTCTAAATATATTCGTGGCGGCGGCTATAATGAATTTTATAAGCAGCGCATCTTAGGCGCGATTGAGCTCTATCGTCAAGATAAGATTCGCTATTTGCTGGTGAGTGGTGATAATGCCTTGCTCAGTTACAATGAGCCGATAACGATGCGTAAGGATCTGCTCAAAGCCGGTATTCCCAGTTCAGCTATCGTACTTGACTACGCCGGATTTCGTACCCTAGATTCAGTGGTTCGGGCTAATCGGGTTTTTGATGCGCAAGAGTTTACCATTATAACCCAACAATTTCACTGCGAACGCGCCCTCTTTATTGCTCAATACCAAGGTATTTCTGCACAGTGCTTTGCCGTGCCCTCGCCTGAAAATATGACGATGGTCAGGGTACGAGAGCTATTTGCCCGTATTAATACCTTTTTAGATCTTTATCTGTTACACAAAGAACCTAAATTTCTCGGCCCGGTTATTCCCATTATTCAGCTCCCCAAAGAAAATGAAAACAACGTGTTATCACCATAA
- the prfA gene encoding peptide chain release factor 1: MKPSIIVKLETLKERYEEVQALLSDPSIISDQNRFRALSKEYAQLTDVVKCFSDWKQTQEDIETAQMMLADPEMSEMAQEELEQAKSAELELANNLQLLLLPKDPNDDRNCFLEIRAGTGGDEAAIFAGDLFRMYSRYAEGKRWRVEVISASDGEHGGYKEIIILVSGEGAYGHLKFESGGHRVQRVPDTESQGRIHTSACTIAILPEIPEAELPEINPADLRIDTFRSSGAGGQHVNTTDSAIRITHIPTGIVVECQDERSQHKNKAKAMSVLAARIQDAEKQKRQQQEASERRNLLGSGDRSDRIRTYNYPQGRVTDHRINLTIYRLDEVMEGKLEMLIDPIIQEYQADQLAALSEQDE; encoded by the coding sequence ATGAAACCATCTATTATAGTAAAATTAGAAACATTAAAAGAGCGTTATGAAGAGGTTCAAGCGCTGTTATCTGATCCCAGTATTATTTCCGATCAAAATCGTTTTCGTGCGCTTTCAAAAGAGTATGCACAATTAACCGATGTCGTAAAATGTTTTAGTGACTGGAAACAGACTCAAGAAGATATTGAAACTGCGCAGATGATGCTGGCCGACCCTGAGATGAGCGAAATGGCGCAGGAAGAGCTTGAACAAGCTAAATCAGCTGAACTTGAATTAGCCAATAACTTACAGTTGTTGCTCTTACCAAAAGATCCTAATGATGATCGTAACTGTTTTCTGGAAATTAGAGCCGGAACCGGCGGGGATGAGGCGGCCATTTTTGCCGGTGACTTATTTCGTATGTACTCTCGTTATGCGGAAGGTAAACGCTGGCGAGTTGAGGTGATCAGTGCCAGTGATGGTGAACACGGTGGTTATAAAGAGATCATTATATTGGTATCTGGCGAGGGTGCTTATGGCCATTTGAAATTTGAATCTGGTGGACATCGTGTGCAGCGTGTTCCCGATACTGAGTCACAAGGACGTATCCATACTTCCGCGTGTACGATAGCTATACTACCTGAAATTCCGGAAGCTGAATTGCCGGAGATTAATCCTGCTGATTTACGTATCGATACATTCCGCTCTTCGGGCGCGGGTGGTCAGCATGTTAATACAACCGATTCAGCGATTCGAATTACGCATATTCCAACTGGCATTGTGGTTGAGTGTCAGGACGAACGTTCACAACATAAAAACAAAGCGAAAGCCATGTCGGTGCTAGCTGCGCGTATTCAGGATGCGGAGAAACAAAAACGTCAACAACAAGAAGCTTCTGAGCGTCGTAATTTATTAGGTTCAGGCGATCGTTCCGATCGTATTCGTACGTATAACTATCCGCAGGGTCGAGTCACTGATCATCGTATCAATCTGACTATATATCGTCTTGATGAAGTGATGGAAGGTAAATTAGAGATGTTAATTGATCCAATCATTCAAGAGTATCAAGCTGATCAACTTGCCGCTTTATCGGAACAAGATGAATGA
- the lolB gene encoding lipoprotein insertase outer membrane protein LolB → MQQMNIAKLKLKSMICVAMTVSLMACTSKIPEPVITPVVEEKQQPIITPEHLWQQHQRALSKIVSFKANGSLAYFSNKTKHYARFFFNQISSTHYQLKLTTPVGGTVMELMVKPNFVELTDRNGEKYQGTDVEDLLLELTNMNIPLKSIHNWLLGLSNNPVQDKINQDGYLKEAEFSQNSEMWQLNIQSYNTKEAIALPAQLQLTHKDDVIRLRINNWVLE, encoded by the coding sequence ATGCAACAGATGAATATAGCGAAGCTAAAATTAAAGTCGATGATATGCGTGGCGATGACCGTGAGTTTGATGGCCTGTACAAGCAAGATACCAGAACCGGTTATTACACCTGTAGTTGAAGAGAAACAACAACCTATTATAACGCCAGAACATTTATGGCAACAGCATCAACGAGCACTCAGTAAAATTGTCAGTTTTAAAGCCAACGGTAGTCTGGCCTATTTTTCGAATAAAACCAAACATTATGCACGCTTCTTCTTCAATCAGATCTCGTCAACGCATTATCAATTAAAATTAACCACACCAGTTGGCGGCACCGTGATGGAACTAATGGTTAAACCCAATTTTGTCGAGTTGACCGATCGCAATGGTGAGAAATATCAAGGTACCGATGTCGAAGACCTACTGCTTGAGTTAACCAACATGAATATTCCACTGAAATCGATCCATAACTGGCTGTTAGGTTTATCGAATAATCCTGTACAAGATAAAATTAATCAAGATGGTTACTTAAAAGAGGCTGAATTTAGTCAAAATAGTGAAATGTGGCAATTAAATATTCAGTCTTATAACACTAAAGAAGCGATTGCGCTGCCAGCTCAGTTACAACTTACCCATAAAGATGATGTGATTAGACTTAGAATCAATAACTGGGTGCTGGAATGA
- the kdsA gene encoding 3-deoxy-8-phosphooctulonate synthase, whose protein sequence is MKQKVVKIGDIQVANDLPFVLFAGINVLESRDLAMRACEQYVKVTDKLAIPYVFKASFDKANRSSVHSYRGPGLEEGLKIFQELKNIFGVKIITDVHTEEQVKPAAEVVDVIQLPAFLARQTDLVVAMAKSGAVINVKKPQFISPAQMGNIVEKFKEAGNDQIILCERGSCFGYDNLVVDMLGINVMKQASQGSPVIFDVTHALQCRDPMGAASGGRRSQVAELARAGMAVGIAGLFLESHPNPAEAKCDGPSALPLDKLEPFLVQMKAIDDLIKSFSHLDTH, encoded by the coding sequence ATGAAACAAAAAGTGGTTAAAATAGGTGATATTCAAGTAGCAAATGACTTACCATTTGTCCTGTTTGCTGGCATTAATGTGCTTGAATCTCGCGACTTAGCGATGCGAGCTTGTGAACAGTATGTCAAAGTAACAGACAAATTAGCCATTCCTTATGTATTTAAAGCCTCTTTTGATAAAGCTAATCGTTCTTCTGTACACTCTTATCGTGGTCCTGGTCTGGAAGAGGGATTAAAGATTTTTCAAGAGTTGAAAAATATCTTTGGGGTCAAAATTATTACGGATGTGCATACCGAAGAGCAGGTTAAACCTGCAGCTGAAGTGGTCGATGTGATTCAGTTGCCAGCCTTTTTAGCCAGACAGACCGATTTAGTGGTCGCAATGGCTAAATCGGGCGCGGTTATCAATGTGAAAAAACCGCAGTTTATCAGTCCAGCTCAAATGGGTAATATTGTTGAAAAATTTAAAGAGGCTGGCAACGATCAGATTATTCTCTGTGAACGTGGTAGCTGCTTTGGTTATGATAATCTGGTTGTGGATATGCTTGGCATCAATGTGATGAAACAGGCAAGCCAAGGTTCACCGGTGATTTTTGATGTGACACACGCTTTACAATGCCGGGATCCGATGGGCGCAGCATCTGGCGGACGTCGTTCACAAGTAGCTGAATTAGCACGCGCCGGTATGGCAGTTGGGATTGCTGGACTGTTTTTAGAATCTCATCCTAATCCAGCTGAAGCCAAATGTGATGGTCCATCGGCTTTACCTTTAGATAAACTTGAACCATTTTTAGTACAAATGAAAGCGATTGATGATCTGATTAAAAGTTTTAGTCACTTAGATACACACTAA
- a CDS encoding lysine/arginine/ornithine ABC transporter substrate-binding protein, whose product MKKVLLTLTLSSLCFSVWAKNITFGTEATYAPFEYYNEANQMIGFDIDIAHKICEIKQLTCEFTNQAYDSLIPSLRTRRIDAAIAGIDITPDRAKQVDFTQPYYDNAAEFFALKDKFSSINQLSGKTVGVQNGTTHQKFLMEKFPQIKLVNYDSYQNAVLDLKSGRIAAIFSDSAVGDEWLAKEDNLAIVGDKVVDPDYFGSGFGIAVRKGNTELLTQFNEALAAMKKDGSYQQIHNKWFAQ is encoded by the coding sequence ATGAAAAAAGTTCTATTAACGCTTACGCTCAGTAGTCTCTGTTTTTCTGTATGGGCAAAAAACATCACTTTTGGTACTGAAGCCACTTATGCGCCATTTGAATATTATAATGAAGCTAATCAGATGATTGGTTTTGATATCGATATTGCCCATAAAATTTGTGAAATTAAACAGCTGACCTGTGAATTTACCAACCAAGCGTATGATAGTCTTATTCCAAGTTTAAGAACGCGTCGAATTGATGCGGCAATTGCCGGGATTGATATTACCCCTGACCGAGCGAAGCAAGTTGATTTTACCCAGCCTTATTATGATAATGCCGCCGAATTTTTCGCGCTAAAAGATAAATTCAGTAGCATAAATCAATTAAGTGGTAAAACGGTTGGCGTACAAAACGGCACCACTCATCAAAAGTTTTTGATGGAAAAATTTCCACAAATTAAACTGGTTAATTATGATAGCTATCAAAATGCTGTACTTGATCTTAAAAGTGGTCGAATTGCGGCAATCTTTAGTGACTCGGCCGTCGGCGACGAATGGTTAGCGAAAGAGGATAACCTAGCTATCGTGGGTGATAAAGTGGTTGACCCGGATTACTTTGGCTCAGGTTTTGGTATTGCGGTACGTAAAGGTAATACTGAACTATTAACCCAATTTAACGAAGCCTTAGCGGCAATGAAAAAAGACGGTAGTTATCAACAAATTCACAATAAGTGGTTTGCGCAGTAA